One part of the Arabidopsis thaliana chromosome 4, partial sequence genome encodes these proteins:
- a CDS encoding C2H2-like zinc finger protein (C2H2-like zinc finger protein; FUNCTIONS IN: sequence-specific DNA binding transcription factor activity, zinc ion binding, nucleic acid binding; INVOLVED IN: regulation of transcription; LOCATED IN: intracellular; EXPRESSED IN: 12 plant structures; EXPRESSED DURING: 6 growth stages; CONTAINS InterPro DOMAIN/s: Zinc finger, C2H2-like (InterPro:IPR015880), Zinc finger, C2H2-type (InterPro:IPR007087); BEST Arabidopsis thaliana protein match is: C2H2-like zinc finger protein (TAIR:AT3G60580.1); Has 282 Blast hits to 280 proteins in 53 species: Archae - 0; Bacteria - 4; Metazoa - 52; Fungi - 13; Plants - 204; Viruses - 0; Other Eukaryotes - 9 (source: NCBI BLink).), which translates to MQNKHKCKLCSKSFCNGRALGGHMKSHLVSSQSSARKKLGDSVYSSSSSSSDGKALAYGLRENPRKSFRVFNPDPESSTIYNSETETEPESGDPVKKRVRGDVSKKKKKKAKSKRVFENSKKQKTIHESPEPASSVSDGSPEQDLAMCLMMLSRDSRELEIKLKKPEEERKPEKRHFPELRRCMIDLNLPPPQEAEAVTVVSAI; encoded by the coding sequence ATGcagaacaaacacaaatgCAAGCTCTGTTCCAAGAGTTTCTGTAATGGCAGAGCACTTGGTGGTCACATGAAGTCTCACTTGGTCTCATCTCAGTCTTCAGCTCGGAAGAAACTAGGTGACTCGgtctattcttcttcttcctcttcctccgaTGGTAAAGCGCTCGCCTACGGGTTACGAGAGAACCCGAGGAAGAGTTTCCGGGTCTTTAATCCGGATCCTGAGTCATCCACAATTTACAACAGTGAGACAGAGACCGAACCTGAATCCGGAGACCCGGTTAAGAAACGGGTCAGAGGAGAtgtttcaaagaagaagaagaagaaggcaaagAGTAAGAGAGTGTTTGAGAACTCgaagaagcaaaagacaaTTCACGAGTCACCAGAACCAGCGAGTTCTGTCTCTGATGGTTCTCCTGAACAAGATTTAGCTATGTGCTTGATGATGCTGTCAAGAGATTCAAGGGAGCTCGAGATTAAACTGAAAAAACCGGAGGAAGAGAGGAAGCCGGAAAAAAGACATTTCCCTGAGCTCCGTCGCTGTATGATAGATCTGAATCTTCCTCCGCCGCAAGAAGCTGAAGCTGTCACCGTCGTTTCAGCCATATAA
- the UMAMIT8 gene encoding nodulin MtN21 /EamA-like transporter family protein: MKHTSASMATAMPNLCPAFIFVIAWAAGMEKVKLSCMYSRVKMGGTVLCVMGALIMSLMHSTTATLSSVKTIPIVPDEVVVDKDKILGCLYLLLAICGLSSSIVLQASILAEFPAPISMFSMVSLMGGITTVALQYALKGSMEMGSASVIGLGHLVGYAILGGLVSGGGLSFNAWVIKRKGPVIVSLFSPIATVVCVVVSAFTMEESFNLGSFAGMALMFGGLYFVLWAKGKEDCEEIDEMKQDDEESLLRTEFDLQKPLLL; this comes from the exons ATGAAACACACCTCTGCTTCAATGGCTACAGCTATGCCTAATCTCTGCCCTGCTTTCATTTTTGTCATTGCTTGGGCTGCTGG GATGGAGAAAGTGAAGCTAAGTTGTATGTATAGTAGAGTTAAGATGGGAGGGACAGTGTTGTGTGTGATGGGAGCTCTCATTATGAGCTTAATGCACAGTACTACCGCTACTTTAAGCTCGGTTAAGACTATACCTATTGTCCCTGACGAAGTCGTTGTGGACAAGGACAAGATCTTAGGTTGCCTCTATCTCCTCCTTGCCATTTGCGGCTTGTCCTCTAGTATTGTCCTTCAG GCATCCATACTAGCCGAGTTTCCGGCGCCTATATCAATGTTCTCGATGGTATCTTTGATGGGTGGGATCACCACAGTAGCTTTGCAGTATGCTCTTAAGGGAAGTATGGAAATGGGAAGTGCATCAGTAATCGGTCTCGGCCACCTTGTGGGATACGCAATACTG gGAGGGTTGGTGAGTGGAGGAGGGTTAAGCTTCAATGCATGGGTGATTAAGAGGAAAGGACCAGTGATTGTGTCTCTCTTTAGTCCAATTGCAACTGTGGTATGTGTTGTTGTCTCTGCTTTTACCATGGAAGAGAGTTTCAACCTAGGAAG CTTTGCGGGAATGGCGTTGATGTTCGGAGGACTCTACTTCGTTCTGTGGGCTAAAGGAAAAGAGGATTGTGAAGAAATAGATGAAATGAaacaagatgatgaagaaagtttGCTTAGAACAGAGTTTGATCTTCAGAAGCCTCTCTTGCTTTAG